From the Candidatus Micrarchaeia archaeon genome, one window contains:
- the spt4 gene encoding transcription elongation factor subunit Spt4 gives MGLLKACKNCKYLVETEKECPACGEKEFTDKFNGKIYVLDVNSELAQKIGARLPGTYAVRVKR, from the coding sequence ATGGGTTTATTAAAAGCATGTAAAAATTGTAAATATTTAGTAGAAACAGAAAAAGAATGTCCTGCTTGCGGAGAAAAAGAATTTACAGATAAATTTAATGGTAAAATTTATGTTTTAGATGTAAATTCTGAATTAGCGCAAAAGATCGGCGCTAGATTACCAGGAACTTATGCAGTACGTGTAAAAAGATAA
- a CDS encoding DNA-directed RNA polymerase gives MYKLFRIEDKVRVPPKYFSMKLDDAIIEILIEKYERKVDRDLGIILGIQEVKILSDGTVIPGDGGAYFEIEFEILSYTPEINEVVESEVTEIVEFGAFLGLGPVEGLVHLSQITNDFLTYNRKIPAFTGKESKKSLKKGDKVMAKISTVSLKNTIHDIKIGLTMRPEGLGKDEWIEKEDKKVDDKKKVEDKKIKQPAPVKTAKKK, from the coding sequence ATGTATAAATTATTTAGAATTGAAGATAAAGTTAGAGTTCCCCCAAAATATTTTTCTATGAAATTAGATGATGCAATTATAGAAATTTTAATTGAAAAATATGAAAGAAAAGTAGATCGTGATTTAGGTATTATTTTAGGAATACAAGAAGTTAAGATATTGTCTGATGGTACAGTAATACCTGGTGATGGCGGAGCATATTTTGAAATCGAATTTGAAATTTTAAGTTATACTCCAGAAATAAATGAAGTAGTAGAGTCAGAAGTTACAGAAATTGTTGAATTTGGTGCCTTCTTAGGATTAGGTCCTGTTGAAGGATTAGTTCATTTATCTCAAATAACAAATGATTTTCTTACATATAATAGAAAGATACCTGCATTTACAGGAAAAGAATCCAAAAAATCTTTGAAAAAAGGAGACAAAGTTATGGCGAAAATATCTACTGTTAGTTTGAAAAATACTATTCACGATATTAAAATTGGTTTAACTATGAGACCAGAAGGATTAGGAAAAGATGAATGGATAGAAAAAGAAGATAAAAAAGTTGATGATAAAAAGAAAGTAGAAGATAAAAAAATAAAACAACCAGCACCAGTTAAAACTGCAAAGAAAAAATAG
- a CDS encoding replication factor C large subunit, whose translation MLLTEKYKPKSITQIIGNQEEIKKVITWALNWQRGTVGKPLLIYGPTGVGKTSVAYAVSNQFDWDLLELNSSDTRDKENTQNTMGLASENSTLFGKNRLILIDDVDKMSSTKDRGGTSVITNLIKTSKHPIILTADDLWDKKISSLRSICTKINLKKINNSTLKKYLKYISNEEGIEVSEEQIEKIISLNSGDVRASLNDLQAKNFTSNRDKQINVFDALRIIFKTNNYQEVKDASFNVDIDHDTFKFWIDENIPKEYEKINEIAKAFDYLSKSDVFDGRIYKRQYWGFLRYSTDLMTAGVSVSKEKKYNKFTAYSFPSFIQKMGASKSKRASNKEIAGKLKKHLHGSNKKIIESIEVVSDILKSNLNKAMEFYNLDAEEAAYILGVSEAQIKKMLKSEEKPKIKKDNEIEIKQKKQSNSLSAFFNG comes from the coding sequence ATGCTTCTTACTGAAAAATATAAACCAAAAAGTATAACTCAGATAATTGGTAATCAAGAAGAAATAAAAAAAGTTATTACTTGGGCACTAAATTGGCAAAGGGGAACAGTAGGAAAACCTTTACTTATATATGGACCAACAGGTGTTGGAAAGACATCAGTTGCTTATGCAGTTTCTAATCAATTTGATTGGGATTTATTAGAATTAAATTCAAGTGATACAAGAGATAAAGAAAATACCCAAAATACTATGGGTTTAGCTTCTGAGAACTCTACATTATTTGGTAAAAACAGATTAATTTTAATTGATGATGTTGATAAAATGTCTTCAACAAAAGATAGGGGAGGAACTTCAGTTATCACGAATTTAATTAAAACATCAAAACACCCAATTATTTTAACAGCAGATGATTTATGGGATAAAAAAATATCTTCTTTAAGATCTATTTGTACAAAGATAAATCTTAAAAAAATTAATAATTCCACACTTAAAAAGTATTTAAAATATATTTCAAATGAAGAAGGAATAGAGGTTTCTGAAGAACAGATCGAAAAAATAATTTCTTTAAATTCTGGAGACGTAAGAGCTTCCTTAAATGATTTACAAGCAAAAAATTTCACCTCAAATAGAGATAAGCAAATTAATGTTTTTGATGCATTAAGAATTATTTTTAAGACAAACAATTATCAAGAAGTAAAAGATGCTTCATTTAATGTAGATATTGATCATGATACTTTCAAATTTTGGATTGATGAGAATATACCAAAAGAATATGAAAAAATCAATGAAATTGCTAAGGCCTTTGATTATTTATCCAAATCAGATGTTTTTGATGGTAGAATTTACAAAAGACAATATTGGGGTTTTTTAAGATATTCAACAGATTTAATGACTGCAGGTGTTTCTGTATCTAAAGAAAAGAAATATAATAAATTTACTGCATATTCCTTTCCTTCTTTTATACAAAAAATGGGAGCATCTAAATCAAAAAGAGCATCAAATAAAGAGATAGCAGGTAAATTAAAAAAGCATTTACACGGCTCAAATAAAAAAATAATTGAGTCAATTGAGGTTGTATCTGATATTTTAAAGAGTAATTTAAATAAGGCAATGGAATTTTATAATCTGGATGCAGAGGAAGCTGCATATATACTTGGAGTTAGTGAAGCGCAAATTAAAAAAATGCTTAAATCAGAAGAAAAGCCAAAAATTAAAAAAGATAATGAAATAGAAATTAAACAAAAAAAGCAGAGTAATTCATTAAGTGCTTTTTTTAATGGGTAA
- a CDS encoding redox-regulated ATPase YchF, producing the protein MVFIGLCGAPNKGKSTLFSAITMANAEIADYPFTTIDPNKGIAYVRVECPCKELKIKCSPHNSKCIKNNRFVPINLIDIAGLVPEAHTGKGLGNKFLTELAQADCLIQVIDLSGNTNLEGKPIKSDPTEEIEFLENEISYWIKGIIEKNWNKIKGKKINIVAEILQGLKISELDVEHISRDLNLEMERINWNEEQIFEFSKKIREKSKPILIAGNKFDLPNAKENLDKIKNKFPDKIIIPTCGVGELALRKAADLKIIDYIPGDKNFEILNTNIDERQKLGLEQIKKMGGTGIQELINKAVLEFLDMIVVYPVEDENKLTNNKGEVLPDAILLKNGSTAIDLAGAIHSDFADNFIRAINLRNKKIIGKDYILKHNDIIKIIAKN; encoded by the coding sequence ATGGTATTTATTGGATTGTGTGGTGCACCGAATAAAGGTAAATCTACTTTATTTAGTGCAATTACTATGGCAAACGCAGAAATTGCAGATTATCCTTTTACAACAATTGATCCAAACAAAGGAATCGCATATGTTAGGGTAGAGTGTCCTTGTAAAGAATTAAAAATTAAATGTTCACCGCATAATAGTAAGTGTATAAAAAATAATAGATTTGTTCCAATAAATCTTATTGATATAGCTGGATTAGTACCAGAAGCACATACTGGAAAAGGACTGGGAAATAAATTTTTAACTGAATTAGCTCAAGCTGACTGTTTAATTCAAGTAATAGATTTAAGTGGAAATACAAATCTTGAAGGGAAACCAATAAAATCAGATCCAACTGAAGAAATTGAATTTTTGGAAAATGAGATTTCATATTGGATAAAGGGAATTATTGAAAAAAATTGGAATAAAATAAAGGGCAAAAAAATTAACATTGTTGCAGAAATTCTTCAAGGATTAAAAATTAGTGAATTAGATGTTGAACATATAAGTAGAGACTTAAATTTAGAAATGGAAAGAATAAATTGGAATGAAGAACAGATATTTGAATTTTCAAAAAAAATAAGAGAAAAAAGTAAACCAATATTAATAGCAGGAAATAAATTTGATTTACCAAACGCTAAGGAAAATTTAGATAAAATCAAAAATAAATTTCCAGATAAAATAATAATACCAACTTGCGGGGTTGGGGAATTAGCTTTAAGAAAAGCCGCAGATCTGAAAATTATAGATTATATACCCGGAGATAAAAATTTTGAGATACTAAATACAAATATAGACGAAAGACAAAAATTAGGTTTAGAACAAATTAAAAAAATGGGGGGAACAGGCATTCAAGAATTGATTAATAAAGCAGTATTAGAATTTTTGGATATGATTGTAGTCTATCCAGTTGAAGACGAAAATAAATTAACAAATAATAAAGGAGAGGTTTTACCAGATGCAATATTATTGAAAAATGGTTCAACAGCAATAGATCTCGCAGGTGCAATACATTCTGATTTTGCAGATAATTTTATAAGAGCAATAAATTTAAGAAATAAAAAGATTATAGGAAAGGATTATATTTTAAAACATAATGATATAATTAAAATAATAGCAAAAAATTAG
- a CDS encoding glycosyltransferase, which yields MNFINKKIIFIIISILSFILIISSLLIFFNFSSFFSFLLIISSFGTAFFLIISVWYFLIEKNENSLTKESDNHPSVAVVCTFSGESFEFLKKTIDAMGKIDYINKKLYLLDDSEDEILKQKIKFLCKSKNIIYITRDGREGFKSGNLNNFLFNYCKEEFLLIFDKDDCDLIDSNIIKESLPFFKDKKVAYVQTKKMTNKGSLFENSIRETNLLFYNLIQPINNLTDSALFGGSLALMEVKILKKLGGFPNYLIEDIAYSFKAILNGYKGKYINKNYVLSNKIESYSEFQKQQFRYNFSNTDLLLKEYIPNFFKIPFNLQYKFLIHFFGLHFLSLSQLFSIILLIFFMFYIPNSIILNLSLFFLVFLFPLTILLFSKEYNNSYKIGILAYLINFSLVFTRITALLKALFGLKPVSYGVTAIGKNKLNIKKIIKGSFLELIFFFVLLIPILFNLNILYSFLIIWNALLFLTTPLFLYLFG from the coding sequence ATGAATTTTATAAATAAAAAAATAATATTTATAATAATCTCAATATTATCTTTTATTTTAATAATTTCTTCTTTATTGATTTTTTTTAATTTTTCTTCATTTTTTTCATTTTTATTAATAATCTCCTCCTTTGGAACTGCCTTTTTTTTAATAATAAGTGTTTGGTATTTTTTAATCGAAAAAAACGAAAATTCTCTAACAAAAGAAAGTGATAATCATCCTTCAGTAGCAGTTGTTTGTACTTTTTCTGGTGAAAGTTTTGAATTTCTAAAAAAAACAATAGATGCAATGGGAAAAATAGATTATATTAATAAAAAATTATATTTACTAGATGATTCTGAAGATGAAATTTTAAAACAGAAGATTAAATTTTTATGCAAATCAAAAAATATTATATATATTACTAGAGACGGGAGAGAAGGATTTAAATCAGGTAATTTAAATAACTTTTTATTTAATTATTGTAAAGAAGAATTTTTACTAATTTTTGATAAGGATGATTGTGATTTAATAGACTCAAATATTATAAAAGAATCTTTGCCTTTTTTTAAAGATAAAAAAGTAGCATATGTCCAAACTAAAAAGATGACAAATAAAGGTAGTTTATTTGAAAATTCAATAAGAGAAACTAATTTATTATTTTATAATTTAATTCAACCAATTAATAATTTAACAGATTCTGCTTTATTTGGCGGTTCCTTAGCTTTGATGGAGGTTAAAATTCTTAAAAAATTAGGTGGTTTTCCAAATTATTTAATAGAGGATATTGCATATTCATTTAAAGCTATTTTGAACGGATATAAAGGGAAATATATAAATAAAAATTATGTTTTAAGTAATAAAATTGAAAGTTATAGTGAATTTCAGAAACAGCAATTTAGATATAATTTTTCTAATACAGATCTTTTATTAAAAGAGTATATACCAAATTTCTTTAAAATTCCTTTTAACTTACAATACAAATTTTTAATTCATTTTTTTGGATTGCATTTTTTATCTTTAAGCCAATTGTTTTCTATAATTTTACTAATTTTTTTTATGTTTTACATACCTAATTCTATTATATTAAATCTTTCTCTCTTTTTTCTTGTATTTTTATTTCCATTGACTATTTTATTATTTTCTAAAGAATATAATAATTCATATAAAATTGGTATTCTTGCTTATTTAATCAATTTTTCCCTAGTTTTTACTAGAATAACTGCATTGTTAAAAGCTCTTTTTGGATTAAAACCAGTTAGTTATGGGGTAACTGCAATAGGAAAAAATAAGTTGAACATAAAAAAGATAATAAAGGGAAGTTTTTTGGAGTTAATTTTCTTTTTCGTGTTATTAATCCCAATTTTATTTAATTTAAATATCCTTTATTCCTTTTTGATTATATGGAATGCATTATTATTTTTAACTACTCCCCTGTTTCTGTATTTGTTTGGTTAG
- a CDS encoding glycosyltransferase family 2 protein: MDSYQLIWNILTYIGTFILLYANIFLVYSMIRYKKEIEKKYEETNYRPLVSIIIPTYNEPVENLEKTLKYILNSNYPKNKLEIIIVDDGSKNDSCSIVYQKYKKYNIKLYKKENGGPASAKNYGIEKAKGEFIGTIDSDSFMAPNTIKNIINVFYTDKEIGAVASSVKIFNPKKWIERLQHFEYEIILYVRRIFMQYEGIYVTPGGFSLYKREVLKKLNGFDSHSLTEDIEIALRIQGLGYKIRSTLDAYVYTIPPQNIFSLIKQRVRWIRGGIRDRIKNRHLFNLEYGDFLYLGMCFDFIILIPISIGILAPFVMTILNAPWIEEIGLISITYLSSAHITGIGVIITLITVIWTLFVINY; encoded by the coding sequence ATGGATTCTTATCAATTAATATGGAATATTCTTACATATATAGGTACTTTCATTCTTTTATACGCCAATATATTTTTAGTATACTCTATGATTAGATATAAAAAAGAAATAGAAAAAAAATATGAGGAAACGAATTATAGACCCCTTGTTTCTATCATAATACCAACTTATAATGAACCAGTAGAAAATTTAGAAAAAACATTAAAATATATATTAAATAGTAATTATCCAAAAAATAAATTAGAAATTATTATAGTAGATGATGGATCTAAAAATGACTCCTGCTCCATAGTATATCAAAAATATAAAAAATATAATATTAAATTATATAAAAAAGAAAATGGAGGTCCAGCTAGTGCTAAAAATTATGGTATTGAAAAAGCAAAAGGAGAGTTTATAGGAACGATAGACTCTGACTCATTTATGGCGCCTAACACGATTAAAAATATTATAAATGTTTTTTATACAGATAAAGAAATTGGTGCTGTGGCTTCATCAGTTAAAATATTTAATCCAAAAAAATGGATAGAGAGATTACAGCATTTTGAATATGAAATTATTTTATATGTAAGAAGAATCTTTATGCAATATGAAGGCATTTATGTAACTCCTGGTGGTTTTTCTCTTTATAAAAGAGAAGTGCTTAAAAAACTTAATGGATTTGATTCGCATTCTTTAACTGAAGATATAGAAATTGCATTAAGAATTCAAGGATTAGGATATAAAATAAGAAGTACATTAGATGCATATGTGTATACAATTCCTCCACAAAATATTTTTTCTTTAATAAAACAAAGAGTTAGATGGATACGAGGGGGGATCAGGGATAGAATAAAAAACAGGCACCTGTTTAATTTAGAATATGGAGATTTTCTTTATTTAGGAATGTGTTTCGATTTTATTATTTTAATTCCAATTTCAATAGGAATACTTGCGCCTTTTGTAATGACAATATTAAACGCTCCTTGGATTGAAGAAATTGGATTAATATCTATAACTTACTTGTCTTCTGCACACATTACTGGAATTGGTGTTATAATTACATTAATTACTGTTATTTGGACTTTATTTGTAATTAATTAT
- a CDS encoding putative metallopeptidase, translating into MKYEKALDIQQIAEQLLDNLPFGHINESRIICMRSYGSQANAYARIWNFPTIWQEALEVKPFYVIEVLSEHFDKLSDEEKEKVILHEILHIPLTFSGALRNHKYNGGRVDDRTVNKIYKEYQKRIKERIQFLD; encoded by the coding sequence ATGAAATATGAGAAAGCTTTAGATATTCAGCAAATTGCAGAACAGTTATTAGATAATCTTCCTTTTGGGCATATTAATGAGTCAAGAATAATTTGTATGCGTTCTTATGGTTCTCAAGCTAATGCTTATGCGCGTATTTGGAATTTTCCTACTATATGGCAGGAAGCACTTGAAGTTAAGCCATTTTATGTTATTGAAGTATTATCTGAGCATTTTGATAAATTATCTGATGAAGAAAAGGAAAAAGTTATTTTACATGAAATTTTACATATCCCTCTTACTTTCTCAGGCGCTTTAAGAAATCATAAATATAATGGCGGGCGCGTAGATGATAGGACGGTTAATAAAATATACAAAGAATATCAAAAGCGCATAAAAGAAAGAATCCAGTTTTTAGATTAA
- a CDS encoding metal-sulfur cluster assembly factor — protein sequence MVTKEQVIEKLKTVFDPHIPISVYDLGLILDIKIQNEFNVYIKMTFTTHACPMKQLIAQKIEENIKEIKGVKEVVIDISYDVKWTPNMINSEFRKNMEV from the coding sequence ATGGTAACAAAAGAACAAGTAATTGAAAAATTAAAAACAGTTTTTGATCCACACATTCCAATTAGTGTTTATGATTTAGGTTTGATTTTAGATATTAAAATTCAAAATGAATTTAATGTATATATTAAAATGACTTTTACAACACATGCCTGTCCAATGAAACAACTTATTGCTCAAAAAATTGAAGAGAATATAAAAGAAATTAAAGGAGTTAAAGAAGTTGTAATAGATATATCATATGATGTAAAATGGACACCAAATATGATAAATTCAGAATTCAGGAAAAATATGGAAGTTTAA
- the cysS gene encoding cysteine--tRNA ligase — protein MFKIYNTLTRKIEEFKPINEKKVGIYTCGPTVYNFAHIGNMRTYIFEDLLKRWLIYKGYEILHIMNITDVDDKTIRDSQKEGISLEEFTTKYTEAFFKDIKTLNILLADYYPCATETIPEMVEIIKKLIEKGYAYQGEDKCWYFSVEKFKEYGKLAHININELKAGARVNQDEYEKEQVADFALWKAWDEKDGNVYWETELGKGRPGWHIECSAMSSKYLGNHFDIHCGGVDNMFPHHENEIAQSEAANDEKFVNYWMHSEHLIVEGKKMSKSAGNFYTLRDLFDKGYDPRAIRWLLLSTHYREQLNFTFDSLKSAKETVQNIDLFIQRSMLKEKEVEEGETREINIFIDEAKKGFEEAMDNDLQISQALPFVFGFMNKINSKINSMKKQDFTKVLDFLKEIDSVLGIMEFKLPELSNEIEILVNQRDKARTEKDWTTSDKIRDQLIKMGYEVQDENGKTRIFKK, from the coding sequence ATGTTTAAAATATATAATACCTTAACAAGAAAAATTGAAGAATTCAAACCAATTAATGAAAAAAAGGTTGGAATTTACACATGCGGCCCAACAGTTTATAATTTTGCGCATATTGGAAACATGAGAACTTATATTTTTGAAGATTTGTTAAAAAGATGGTTAATTTACAAAGGGTATGAAATACTTCATATTATGAACATTACAGATGTTGATGATAAAACAATAAGAGATTCACAAAAAGAAGGCATTTCACTTGAAGAATTCACAACTAAATATACTGAGGCTTTTTTTAAAGATATTAAAACACTTAACATTCTACTTGCAGATTATTATCCATGTGCAACAGAAACCATTCCAGAAATGGTAGAAATAATAAAAAAACTTATTGAAAAAGGATATGCATATCAAGGAGAAGACAAATGCTGGTATTTTTCAGTTGAAAAATTTAAGGAATATGGAAAATTAGCACACATAAATATAAACGAACTCAAAGCAGGGGCACGTGTTAACCAAGACGAATATGAAAAAGAGCAAGTCGCAGATTTTGCACTTTGGAAGGCATGGGATGAAAAAGATGGAAATGTTTATTGGGAAACAGAACTTGGAAAAGGAAGACCGGGCTGGCACATTGAATGCTCTGCCATGAGCTCAAAGTACCTCGGCAATCATTTTGATATTCATTGTGGGGGAGTTGATAATATGTTTCCTCACCATGAAAACGAGATTGCACAAAGCGAGGCAGCAAATGATGAAAAATTTGTTAATTATTGGATGCACTCTGAACATTTGATTGTTGAAGGAAAAAAAATGAGTAAATCAGCAGGTAATTTTTATACACTTCGTGACCTGTTTGATAAAGGATATGATCCAAGAGCAATAAGGTGGCTCCTGCTTTCAACACATTACCGAGAACAGCTTAACTTCACGTTTGACTCGCTGAAAAGTGCAAAAGAAACAGTACAAAATATTGATCTTTTCATTCAAAGAAGTATGCTAAAAGAAAAAGAAGTTGAGGAAGGAGAAACTAGGGAAATTAATATTTTTATTGATGAAGCAAAGAAAGGTTTTGAAGAAGCAATGGATAATGATCTACAAATATCACAGGCACTCCCATTTGTTTTTGGATTTATGAATAAAATTAATTCAAAAATTAATTCAATGAAAAAACAGGATTTCACAAAGGTTTTGGATTTCTTAAAAGAAATAGATTCTGTTTTGGGAATAATGGAATTTAAATTACCTGAACTTTCTAATGAAATTGAAATATTAGTAAATCAAAGAGATAAAGCACGTACAGAAAAAGATTGGACTACTTCAGATAAAATACGTGATCAATTAATTAAAATGGGTTATGAAGTACAAGATGAAAATGGGAAAACTAGAATTTTTAAAAAATAA
- a CDS encoding metal-dependent hydrolase: protein MNYINHLIVGFCLCLIIAYFLFPEYIKNINQLIIFLIIGTVSALIPDLDHPKSKGTNLLNGAIFILLILFSFNLFLKDFSLSSIISFVFFSAVFCFAWLGLSAFIRPKHRGITHTFFAIGVYAVILYFVFDFIFLLAGLVGYFSHLLADRCFKLI from the coding sequence ATGAATTATATTAATCATCTAATTGTTGGATTTTGTTTATGTTTAATTATTGCTTATTTTTTATTTCCTGAATATATAAAAAATATAAACCAATTAATTATTTTTTTAATTATTGGAACCGTTAGTGCTTTAATTCCAGATTTAGATCATCCAAAAAGTAAAGGAACAAATTTATTGAATGGTGCTATTTTTATTTTATTAATTCTGTTTTCTTTTAATCTTTTTTTAAAGGATTTTTCATTATCTTCTATAATTAGTTTTGTATTTTTTTCTGCTGTTTTTTGTTTTGCTTGGTTAGGTTTAAGTGCGTTTATAAGGCCAAAACACAGAGGTATTACGCATACTTTTTTTGCAATTGGAGTTTACGCAGTTATCTTATATTTTGTATTTGATTTTATATTTTTATTAGCTGGTTTAGTTGGTTATTTTTCCCATCTCCTAGCAGATAGATGTTTCAAACTTATTTAA
- a CDS encoding fibronectin type III domain-containing protein, translating into MFEEEGSHYWLLAIVFIGAILIISALYFAGIIRPSSAPEAPKNINIIQISNTIKITWLKSISPDLLGYNIYRSKQVGAIGEKLNLEPINTTEYIDSSLIEDGTYFYLIKAVNQVGIEDTGFLQNSYYYDTLPPTKTKIQINQGEKYTNNNRIKLYVESLDSDMCRYKNENLDWSDFSLYTLVKEWELINEEGLRRVYYQCQDKNQNLGPIVNASIWLDKTKPEINFNTYLETYFNIEDEINFEIQVSDNYQNLIECFVLLNSQEIDKKSQIYNISPINFSFSIAKQDVGNYTLNLICKDEAGNENIIEKEFFVTEEEYKSKYINILINQNSSQTNSRDVKLYLSSTVNNIEKCRFRNELRTWSDLEFFNNIIDWTLINEEGTRTVYVECFDINNKSLGINWDIIEYKKSSNGGDTTTYKDVPKNLNIKINGGKECTNTFENKLYLSAEYANLCRFKNEGEINWTKWENYRNSKNWDISGGSEINEGTHEIFYQCKNDYGESQIVSTSIIYDITPPEGEIRLFGEQEENGKIKLSWFGLGLNEENIEFNIYRKGTLIDRDFSLVKTEETNYWIDENTKNEQEYSYYIKLVDCAGNLGTETSDIISIVADSEEPNIEIENPYEGESFDEINIDLEFYVEDNISELLECQYKAGGNKKDLGAFSVDQTHQKSIKLTTNSGIAFGEEEITIYLYCTDEAGNEKQDSVEIIYIHDSLVPEIPEGPGDAS; encoded by the coding sequence ATGTTTGAAGAAGAAGGAAGTCACTATTGGTTATTAGCTATTGTTTTTATTGGAGCAATCTTAATAATTTCAGCACTTTATTTTGCAGGTATAATAAGGCCTTCCTCTGCACCAGAAGCACCAAAAAATATAAATATAATACAAATATCAAATACCATAAAAATAACTTGGTTAAAATCTATTTCTCCAGATCTTCTTGGTTATAATATATATAGAAGCAAACAAGTTGGAGCAATAGGAGAAAAATTAAATTTAGAACCCATAAATACAACAGAATATATTGATTCTTCACTAATAGAAGATGGCACTTATTTTTATTTAATAAAAGCAGTAAATCAAGTTGGTATTGAAGATACTGGTTTTTTACAAAATTCATATTATTATGATACTCTCCCCCCAACAAAAACAAAAATACAAATTAACCAAGGAGAGAAATACACAAACAATAATAGAATAAAATTATATGTTGAATCTTTAGATAGTGATATGTGTAGATATAAAAACGAAAATCTAGATTGGTCTGATTTTAGTTTATATACTTTAGTTAAAGAATGGGAATTAATAAATGAAGAAGGATTAAGAAGAGTGTATTATCAATGTCAAGATAAAAATCAAAATTTAGGCCCGATTGTTAATGCATCAATTTGGTTAGATAAAACAAAACCAGAAATTAATTTCAATACTTATTTGGAAACTTACTTTAATATTGAAGATGAAATAAATTTTGAAATACAGGTTTCAGACAATTATCAAAATTTAATTGAATGTTTTGTTCTGCTAAATTCTCAAGAAATTGATAAAAAAAGTCAAATATATAATATTTCACCAATTAATTTTTCGTTTTCAATAGCTAAACAAGATGTTGGAAATTATACATTAAATTTAATATGCAAAGACGAAGCAGGTAATGAAAACATAATTGAAAAAGAATTTTTTGTAACTGAAGAAGAATATAAATCAAAATATATAAATATTTTAATTAATCAAAATTCATCACAAACAAATTCAAGAGATGTTAAATTGTATTTATCTTCTACTGTCAATAATATTGAAAAATGTAGATTTAGAAACGAATTAAGAACTTGGTCAGATTTAGAATTTTTTAATAATATAATTGATTGGACATTAATAAATGAAGAAGGAACAAGAACGGTTTATGTTGAGTGTTTTGATATTAATAATAAAAGTTTGGGAATTAACTGGGATATTATAGAATATAAAAAATCTAGTAATGGTGGGGACACAACCACATATAAAGACGTTCCAAAAAATTTAAATATTAAAATAAATGGAGGAAAAGAATGTACAAATACTTTTGAAAATAAATTATATTTATCTGCAGAGTATGCAAATTTATGTAGATTTAAAAATGAGGGTGAAATTAATTGGACAAAATGGGAAAATTATAGAAATTCAAAAAATTGGGATATCTCTGGTGGTTCTGAAATAAATGAAGGAACACATGAAATATTTTATCAATGTAAAAATGATTATGGTGAATCTCAAATAGTTTCAACTTCAATTATTTATGATATTACCCCTCCAGAAGGAGAAATTAGATTATTCGGAGAACAAGAAGAAAATGGAAAAATAAAATTAAGTTGGTTTGGTCTTGGTTTAAACGAAGAAAATATAGAATTTAATATATATAGAAAAGGAACATTAATAGATAGAGATTTTTCCTTAGTTAAAACAGAAGAAACAAATTATTGGATTGATGAAAATACAAAAAATGAGCAAGAATATTCTTATTATATTAAACTTGTTGATTGTGCTGGAAATTTAGGTACTGAAACAAGTGATATTATCTCTATTGTTGCAGATTCAGAAGAACCAAATATCGAAATAGAAAACCCATATGAAGGAGAATCATTTGATGAAATAAATATTGATTTAGAATTTTATGTTGAAGATAATATATCTGAATTACTTGAATGTCAATATAAAGCAGGAGGAAATAAAAAAGATTTGGGGGCTTTTTCAGTTGATCAAACACACCAAAAATCAATAAAATTAACTACAAATTCAGGAATTGCTTTTGGAGAAGAAGAAATAACTATTTATTTATATTGTACAGACGAAGCAGGTAATGAAAAACAAGATTCAGTTGAAATAATTTATATTCATGATTCCTTAGTACCAGAAATTCCAGAAGGCCCAGGAGATGCAAGTTAA